A single region of the Leishmania donovani BPK282A1 complete genome, chromosome 19 genome encodes:
- a CDS encoding histone H3 variant, putative, translating into MAGVTKAAVVASHPKKNVASRKMNKKSRSMAKKEAKAMRGGTADSKRRRHWRPGTVALREVRKYQHSTEMLIARSPFRRLVKEIMSTFKDTMHMRHSALEAMQDATESYLVSLLSDANLCTIHAKRVTLYPKDLQLALRLRGERT; encoded by the coding sequence ATGGCCGGCGTCACCAAGGCCGCTGTTGTGGCCAGCCACCCGAAGAAGAATGTGGCAAGTCGCAAGATGAACAAGAAGAGCCGCTCGATGGCCAAGAAGGAGGCCAAAGCGATGCGCGGAGGCACCGCTGATTCCAAGCGTCGTCGTCACTGGCGCCCAGGCACTGTCGCACTGCGCGAGGTGCGCAAATACCAGCACTCGACGGAGATGCTCATCGCGCGTAGCCCGTTCCGCCGTCTCGTGAAGGAGATTATGTCCACCTTCAAGGACACGATGCATATGCGCCACTCCGCCCTCGAGGCGATGCAGGATGCGACGGAAAGCTACCTTGTGAGTTTGCTCAGCGACGCGAATCTGTGCACCATTCATGCCAAACGTGTAACGCTGTACCCCAAGGACCTGCAGCTAGCATTGCGCCTCCGTGGAGAGCGCACGTGA
- a CDS encoding extracellular receptor, putative: MPALTSAKPRRSAVVLLATAAFVMLVCLLTCSASGAATGNSSGLVWVILTDLSRTTMTEASLSEAITAFLTNTSATHQYLNTLFRPAPIILDTGGNLLTALTQITVLLSNPLTFPSVLFLAETADVSASVVDMLRQNDTTSDILIISAHSSNTRLCDPKTNLRTMCMVPRDMINVRGLLEVVSNQLNWYSMSLALSNDDYGDGVAQAVTSEGQTASTTATIVAHAFMNGAASTTDDDAVVASLIKYRARGVGCFLREAETRRLHAAVERNRRAANSVFLIASRESLNVLPDLTSDVNGTAKPWGAIFVSAYTPPAELVSQGFFPTTHGTAVDEYGAFVLSHLLDGLLMLDAAKGAIDNMSALRAARFRGYTGNVAFDSIYYQRVETVFSLITASHTVRNPLVTWTLKNYSSDAAQVNANPNVTSALIKTSPLRTAKICMASPSNCAFTQMMISMLFVLTAHNENVADNDSDSVFNFYPVAVSTGASGVMGLASLIPIARSCTVLTGPGSDAVVMAVTPVVNEFHIPQLDYAVSNDYFTDNVHTYPYFSRSLPKNTFADVAVTQLCVHYGWERVIIVTSNDQFGISRAQSMATRMQQQNLYVEATYYLSDGNNATVADCMEKIYAKLVSRIIILINPFTAAQAETFFRLSDYLTYMRQYIFFMDSALCHAAAASANGAALRQKLPSSICIYPNVTQTRLAALNTLYTSSDYATTRQEMRKLMSDGGFLSSVESCDISSISPYAGFAVDAGYVLIDSVSRAVAENVSLNVAAHLLPYIRSTSIDNFAGDCTIDSTGNRLYAAYSINIQLLNGSSLFIGTWNSKASPALEITEWSFVWLTNSTAVPLDTFRDASFVLSTAFSASPGAIVISILGFILTIAVFYFCYRHYRMQKLVEQALEANQFPVTDEELRCLRGIKDDV, translated from the coding sequence ATGCCCGCATTGACTTCTGCGAAGCCTCGCCGCTCAGCGgtcgtgctgctcgccactgctgccttCGTCATGCTTGTGTGCTTGCTAACCTGCAGTGCAAGCGGTGCAGCGACCGGAAACTCGAGTGGACTGGTGTGGGTGATTCTCACTGACCTCAGCCGCACCACCATGACAGAGGCTTCTCTCTCGGAGGCGATCACGGCCTTCCTGACAAACACATCCGCGACGCACCAGTACCTGAACACTCTCTTCCGCCCTGCACCCATCATCCTCGACACTGGCGGCAATCTCCTCACCGCACTGACACAGATCACCGTCTTGCTGAGTAACCCGCTCACCTTCCCGAGCGTCCTGTTCCTGGCCGAGACGGCCGACGTGTCGGCATCCGTGGTGGATATGCTGCGGCAGAACGACACAACGTCCGACATCCTCATTATCTCCGCCCACTCATCGAACACGCGTCTGTGCGATCCAAAGACGAATCTGCGCACTATGTGCATGGTGCCGCGCGACATGATCAACGTCCGTGGGCTGCTCGAGGTCGTGTCGAATCAGCTGAACTGGTACTCCATGAGCCTGGCCTTGAGCAACGACGACtatggcgacggcgttgcacAGGCCGTCACGTCGGAGGGGCAGACGGCGTCGACAACGGCGACTATTGTGGCGCACGCATTCATGAACGGCGCTGCCTCGACGACAGATGACGATGCGGTCGTCGCATCCCTCATCAAGTACCGCGCGCGGGGCGTGGGTTGCTTCCTGCGGGAAGCAGAGACGCGTcgcctgcacgccgccgTGGAGCGCAACCGCCGTGCCGCCAACAGCGTTTTTCTCATCGCCTCGCGCGAGAGCCTGAATGTGCTTCCAGACCTGACCAGTGACGTCAACGGAACCGCGAAGCCGTGGGGTGCCATCTTCGTCTCTGCCTACACGCCTCCAGCGGAGCTCGTCAGCCAAGGCTTCTTTCCCACGACGCACGGAACCGCCGTGGATGAGTACGGCGCCTTCGTGCTGAGTCACCTCCTCGACGGCCTTCTCATGCTGGACGCTGCGAAGGGGGCGATCGACAACATgtctgcgctgcgcgccgcccgTTTCCGCGGCTACACCGGCAACGTTGCCTTCGACTCGATCTACTACCAGCGCGTCGAGACCGTATTCTCCCTCATCACGGCCAGCCACACGGTGCGCAACCCACTCGTGACGTGGACTCTGAAGAACTACTCGTCagacgcggcgcaggtgaATGCGAACCCAAATGTGACAAGTGCCCTCATCaagacgtcgccgctgcgcacagCAAAGATCTGCATGGCGTCGCCCTCGAACTGCGCGTTCACGCAGATGATGATTTCAATGTTGTTTGTGCTTACGGCCCACAACGAAAACGTCGCAGAcaacgacagcgacagcgtctTCAACTTCTACCCTGTTGCCGTGAGCACGGGCGCTAGCGGCGTCATGGGGCTGGCGTCGTTGATCCCGATAGCTCGCTCGTGTACAGTGCTCACCGGACCGGGCTCCGACGCGGTTGTCATGGCTGTCACCCCTGTGGTGAACGAGTTTCATATCCCGCAGCTCGACTACGCCGTCTCGAACGACTACTTCACCGACAACGTGCACACGTATCCTTACTTCTCGCGGAGCTTGCCAAAGAACACCTTTGCGGATGTGGCGGTGACGCAGCTCTGCGTGCACTACGGGTGGGAACGCGTGATCATCGTCACCTCAAACGACCAGTTCGGCATCTCGCGCGCACAGTCGATGGCGACGAGGATGCAACAGCAGAACCTATACGTGGAGGCGACCTACTACCTCTCCGACGGTAACAACGCCACCGTGGCGGACTGCATGGAGAAGATCTACGCCAAGTTGGTGAGCCGCATCATCATTCTCATCAACCCATTCACGGCTGCACAGGCAGAGACCTTCTTCAGGCTCAGTGATTACCTCACCTACATGCGCCAGTACATCTTCTTTATGGACAGCGCGCtctgccacgccgctgcggcctcggcgaacggcgctgcgctgcgtcaGAAACTGCCGAGCTCCATCTGCATCTACCCCAACGTGACGCAGACCCGCCTGGCGGCACTGAACACTCTCTACACAAGCAGCGACTacgcgacgacgcggcaggAGATGCGCAAGCTCATGAGTGACGGCGGGTTCCTCTCGTCGGTGGAGTCGTGTGACATCAGCTCCATCAGCCCCTACGCTGGCTTCGCCGTGGACGCCGGCTACGTCCTGATAGACTCCGTCTctcgcgccgtcgctgaaAATGTGTCGCTGAATGTCGCCGCCCATCTGCTGCCCTACATCCGCAGCACATCCATTGACAACTTCGCTGGCGACTGCACCATCGACTCCACCGGCAACCGCCTCTACGCGGCCTACTCGATCAACATCCAGCTCTTGAATGGCAGCTCGCTCTTCATCGGCACCTGGAACTCGAAGGCGTCACCGGCGCTGGAAATTACGGAGTGGTCGTTTGTGTGGCTGACGAACAGCACCGCAGTACCGCTCGACACGTTCCGGGATGCTTCCTTCGTCCTCAGCACGGCCTTCTCGGCCTCCCCGGGGGCGATCGTGATTTCCATCCTCGGCTTCATCCTCACCATAGCCGTCTTCTACTTCTGCTACCGCCACTACCGCATGCAGAAACTCGTTGAGCAAGCGTTGGAAGCGAACCAGTTCCCGGTGACggacgaggagctgcgtTGCCTGCGCGGCATCAAGGACGACGTGTAG